A section of the Enterobacter sp. C2 genome encodes:
- the rpmE gene encoding 50S ribosomal protein L31 → MKKGIHPNYTAITATCSCGNVIKTHSTVGHDLNLDVCGACHPFYTGKQRDVATGGRVDRFNKRFSIPGSK, encoded by the coding sequence ATGAAAAAAGGTATTCACCCGAATTACACTGCGATTACTGCAACCTGTTCTTGCGGTAACGTGATCAAAACCCATTCAACCGTGGGTCACGATCTGAACCTGGACGTGTGCGGCGCTTGCCACCCGTTCTACACTGGCAAGCAGCGTGACGTTGCTACCGGTGGCCGTGTTGACCGCTTCAACAAGCGCTTCAGCATCCCAGGCAGCAAGTAA
- the metJ gene encoding met regulon transcriptional regulator MetJ, with translation MAEWSGEYISPYAEHGKKSEQVKKITVSIPLKVLKILTDERTRRQVNNLRHATNSELLCEAFLHAFTGQPLPNDEDLRKERSDEIPEEAKIIMRELGIDPDTWEY, from the coding sequence ATGGCTGAATGGAGCGGCGAATATATCAGCCCCTACGCTGAGCACGGTAAGAAGAGTGAGCAAGTAAAAAAAATTACGGTTTCCATTCCTCTGAAGGTGTTAAAGATCCTCACCGATGAACGTACCCGTCGTCAGGTCAATAACCTGCGTCACGCCACAAACAGCGAGCTGCTGTGCGAAGCGTTCCTGCATGCGTTCACCGGCCAGCCTTTGCCGAACGATGAAGACCTGCGCAAAGAGCGCAGCGACGAAATCCCTGAAGAGGCGAAGATTATCATGCGCGAGCTGGGCATCGACCCGGACACATGGGAATACTAA